One segment of Treponema pectinovorum DNA contains the following:
- a CDS encoding glycosyltransferase: MINFKHIIITQFNIPLKKDDADNKQAKGIQQDYLNNRLEIFEKYCLPSVEKQTCKNFTWLILFSENTPNDVRTRINKYVERCPQIIPCYFNFHDFDDSKKPYPSWILEKAEKYHNTMKKHFSNYVPDEFAEVERIIQPLYLNYLFTKYVPDETEVLVTSRIDNDDSVNINFVKTIQEKLQEINDTDYIMNFLYGYQKDLNKGLLQKYYYPNNHFSTYVSRYNKNYNDTVYTWEHGRIFLYKKVINIKTFPMWIEYIHKTNVVNRLRLTWKSKPCFFIKNYKDFGYDSPILCNKKAELKLIFSWNFIYSMISSFILSILSKLKK, from the coding sequence ATGATAAATTTCAAACATATAATTATCACTCAATTTAATATTCCACTAAAAAAGGATGACGCAGACAATAAACAAGCAAAAGGTATTCAACAGGATTATCTAAATAACAGACTAGAGATTTTTGAAAAATACTGTCTACCATCAGTGGAAAAACAAACCTGCAAAAATTTTACTTGGCTTATTTTATTTTCAGAAAATACACCAAATGACGTAAGAACTCGCATAAATAAATACGTAGAAAGATGCCCTCAAATCATCCCTTGTTATTTTAATTTTCACGATTTTGACGACAGCAAAAAACCTTATCCTTCTTGGATATTAGAAAAAGCAGAAAAATACCATAACACAATGAAAAAACACTTCTCAAATTATGTACCAGATGAATTTGCAGAAGTTGAGCGCATAATTCAACCTTTATACTTAAATTATCTTTTTACAAAATATGTTCCAGATGAAACTGAAGTATTAGTTACAAGCCGAATCGATAACGATGACAGTGTAAATATAAATTTTGTAAAGACGATACAAGAAAAATTACAGGAAATAAATGATACTGATTATATAATGAACTTCCTTTACGGTTATCAAAAAGATTTAAATAAGGGGCTTTTACAAAAGTATTATTATCCTAATAATCACTTTTCAACTTATGTTTCGAGATATAATAAAAACTACAATGATACGGTTTATACTTGGGAACATGGGAGAATTTTTCTTTATAAAAAAGTTATAAATATAAAAACATTTCCAATGTGGATTGAATATATACATAAGACAAATGTGGTAAACAGATTGAGATTAACGTGGAAAAGTAAACCGTGTTTTTTCATAAAAAATTATAAAGATTTCGGTTATGATTCGCCAATTTTGTGCAACAAAAAAGCGGAGTTGAAACTTATTTTTTCTTGGAATTTTATATATTCAATGATTTCGAGCTTTATACTTTCGATATTGTCAAAATTAAAAAAGTAA
- a CDS encoding DegT/DnrJ/EryC1/StrS family aminotransferase produces the protein MSIQVFRPSFDVEACLKEIRECLENGWTGMGFKTVQFEEKWKEYTGLKNAYFLNSATAALNLSFNILKTENKWNDNDEVISTPLTFISTNHAIVKAGLHAVFADVDETLCLNPEDVKKKITNKTRAVCFVAFGGNIGNYYEIVKICKEKNLALILDAAHMAGTRVNGEIPGKEADVVCWSFQAVKNLPTGDSGMICFNNASYDKLARQRAWLGINKDTYERTGANGSYKWKYDVDYVGNKYNGNSVMAAIAIAQLPHLDKENSYRRQIALWYKKGFEKYEANGKVKFIPIPANCETSQHIFQIIVENRDDLLTYLNEHDIYPGVHYITNTEYSMYRYAKGTCPYADYISDHIISLPIHMALTYNDVNIVIKHVCDFLDRT, from the coding sequence ATGTCGATTCAAGTTTTTAGACCTTCTTTTGATGTAGAAGCTTGCTTAAAAGAAATTAGAGAATGCTTAGAAAACGGTTGGACAGGCATGGGATTTAAAACCGTACAATTTGAAGAAAAATGGAAAGAATATACAGGTTTAAAGAATGCATATTTTTTAAATAGTGCAACTGCTGCGTTAAATCTTTCTTTCAACATTTTAAAAACAGAAAATAAATGGAATGATAATGACGAAGTGATTTCAACTCCGTTGACTTTTATTTCGACAAATCATGCCATTGTAAAAGCAGGACTCCATGCAGTATTTGCAGATGTTGATGAAACTTTATGTTTAAATCCAGAAGATGTAAAAAAGAAAATAACAAATAAAACGAGAGCCGTATGTTTTGTTGCATTTGGTGGCAACATTGGAAATTACTATGAAATTGTAAAAATATGCAAAGAGAAAAATCTTGCACTTATTTTAGATGCTGCCCATATGGCAGGGACACGAGTAAATGGTGAAATTCCTGGAAAAGAAGCTGATGTTGTTTGCTGGAGTTTTCAAGCGGTAAAAAATTTACCTACTGGGGACAGTGGAATGATTTGTTTCAATAACGCATCTTACGATAAATTAGCAAGGCAGAGGGCATGGTTAGGTATCAACAAGGATACTTACGAAAGGACAGGTGCAAACGGCTCTTATAAATGGAAATACGATGTAGATTACGTCGGTAATAAATACAATGGCAATTCTGTTATGGCAGCGATTGCAATCGCTCAATTGCCGCATCTCGATAAAGAGAACTCATACAGAAGACAAATTGCACTTTGGTATAAAAAAGGATTTGAAAAATATGAAGCAAACGGAAAAGTAAAATTTATTCCAATACCTGCAAACTGTGAAACTTCTCAACATATTTTTCAGATAATTGTTGAAAATCGAGATGACCTTTTAACTTATTTGAATGAGCATGATATCTATCCAGGAGTACACTATATTACTAACACAGAGTATTCTATGTACAGATATGCAAAGGGAACTTGTCCGTACGCAGACTATATAAGTGACCATATAATATCTCTACCAATACATATGGCTTTAACATATAATGATGTTAATATTGTTATAAAACACGTATGCGATTTTTTAGACAGAACTTAA